From Nicotiana tabacum cultivar K326 chromosome 20, ASM71507v2, whole genome shotgun sequence, one genomic window encodes:
- the LOC107811467 gene encoding uncharacterized protein LOC107811467 has protein sequence MEACCIHHPECKWIIMASRMQRDKAFQIKTYNPIHTCKEWHHENRTITSSIIARRYLKKIGSNRDWKVAEFRDRVSVELRAQVTLSQAKRAKMKGIALIDGDIKDQYKMMWDYCNEIDRTNSGSTVYMKFTDNEIPNEPWRISKNIYFWHDGNNNIFPVAYAIVEKENKDTWAWFLNHLAADLNIHETGWTFTSDKQKGLIKAFNEVLPHVNHRFCVRHLHNNFKRARFGGISLKEVLWVAAKATTMRKFNDCMTDILKLDPDAASWLTDKDPSEWSMSHFSSDAKCDTLLNNLWEVFNSMILDASDKPIVTLLEKLRYLIMARMLANRKKAEK, from the exons ATGGAGGCATGTTGCATACATCATCCAGAGTGCAAATGGATAATCATGGCTTCTAGAATGCAAAGAGACAAGGCTTTTCAGATTAAAACTTACAATCCCATACATACTTGTAAGGAGTGGCATCATGAAAATAGAACGATCACATCATCTATCATTGCAAGAAGATACCTCAAAAAAATTGGATCAAATCGGGACTGGAAAGTGGCTGAATTTAGGGATAGAGTAAGCGTTGAACTAAGAGCTCAAGTGACATTATCTCAAGCTAAAAGAGCTAAGATGAAGGGTATTGCATTAATTGATGGTGACATTAAAGATCAATATAAAATGATGTGGGATTATTGCAATGAAATTGATAGGACAAATTCAGGTAGCACAGTTTACATGAAGTTCACTGATAACGAGATTCCCAATGAGCCATGGAGAATTTCAaagaatatatattt TTGGCATGATGGTAACAACAACATATTCCCTGTTGCCTATGCAATtgtagaaaaggaaaacaaagataCATGGGCTTGGTTTTTGAATCATTTGGCGGCTGATTTGAATATACATGAGACGGGTTGGACCTTTACGTCAGACAAACAAAAAGGACTTATTAAGGCTTTTAATGAAGTTTTGCCTCATGTTAACCATAGGTTCTGTGTAAGACATCTccataacaatttcaaaagggctaGGTTTGGCGGTATCTCATTAAAAGAAGTACTTTGGGTTGCTGCAAAGGCTACTACCATGAGGAAATTTAATGATTGTATGACAGATATTTTAAAGTTGGATCCTGATGCTGCTTCTTGGTTAACTGATAAAGATCCTAGCGAATGGTCTATGTCGCATTTCTCTTCAGATGCTAAATGTGACACCTTACTAAATAATTTGTGGGAAGTATTTAATAGCATGATACTTGATGCTAGTGACAAGCCAATTGTGACACTTTTAGAGAAATTACGATATCTAATCATGGCTAGAATGCTAGCTAATAGGAAAAAAGCAGAGAAATAG